CCGCCGGCGGGTGCCAGGTGCTCGGCGAGCACGAGGGCGTCCTCCAGCGCCTGACAGGCGCCCTGGCCGATGTTGAAGGTGATGGGGTGCGCGGCGTCCCCGAGGAGGGTGACACGGCCGCGGCCCCAGCGGCGTTCGGGGCGGCGGCCCTCGACGTCGCCCCGGATGATGCCCTCCTCCGGGGTGGCGGCGAGGATGTCGGCGACCGGGCCGCCCCAGCCCCGGTGCCGGCGCAGCAGCATCTCACGCACGCCGGGCTCGTCGCGTCCGCCGGCGGGCCCGTTGGCCACGCTCATCCAGTGCACCAGGCCGGGCGCGACGTCGTAGTAGGTGAACCGGACCCCGGGCCCGAACATCGCGTTGAAGGTCCCCGGCGGGATGTCGGGGTGCTGGAGGGGGGAGCGGCCGCGCCAGGCGATGTAGCCGCTGTAGCGGTTGCCGGCGGGGCCGAACAGGCAGTCGCGGACGGTGCCGTGGATGCCGTCGGCCCCGATGAGCAGGTCGCCCCGCTCGCTGCCGCCGTCCGCGAAGCGCACGGTGACCCCGTCCTCGTCCTGATCGAAGCCGACCACGTGCGCCCCGGTGCGCACCGGGGAGCCCTGCAGGGCGTCGCGCAGCACACCGTGCAGGACGGAGCGCTCGACGGCGATCGTGGGCGCTCCGTAGCGCTCGACGAAGTCACCCACCGGCCAGGCGCCCAGCACCTCGCCGCGGTGGGTGCTGAAGTGCGCGACCTGCTGCGCGGGGGCCGTCTCCAGGACCTGGCCGGCCACGCCCAAATAGTCCAGCGCGAGGACTCCGTTGGTCCAGATGTGCAGGCCCGCGCCGCCGTCGCGCAGTTCCTCGGCCCGTTCGAAGACCACACACTCCACACCGCTGCGCTGCAGCGCGAGGGCCGCGGCCAGG
This portion of the Streptomyces sp. NBC_01571 genome encodes:
- a CDS encoding FAD-dependent monooxygenase, with the translated sequence MAIGRARRVLIAGGGIGGLAAALALQRSGVECVVFERAEELRDGGAGLHIWTNGVLALDYLGVAGQVLETAPAQQVAHFSTHRGEVLGAWPVGDFVERYGAPTIAVERSVLHGVLRDALQGSPVRTGAHVVGFDQDEDGVTVRFADGGSERGDLLIGADGIHGTVRDCLFGPAGNRYSGYIAWRGRSPLQHPDIPPGTFNAMFGPGVRFTYYDVAPGLVHWMSVANGPAGGRDEPGVREMLLRRHRGWGGPVADILAATPEEGIIRGDVEGRRPERRWGRGRVTLLGDAAHPITFNIGQGACQALEDALVLAEHLAPAGGDPVAALRRYEQERRARTAPLQRIAWRIGRMGAVENPLLIRAREAFMRKNWNTKAFAAAEKGQVSYGTRWARETRPDHPVPAPRTTVD